The sequence below is a genomic window from Ficedula albicollis isolate OC2 chromosome 2, FicAlb1.5, whole genome shotgun sequence.
ttttttcctaCTAATACAACCCTCctgatttatttcaatttcacTGCATGCCGTgctatttttaagcaaaatgtATCTATCTTGAAACAGAACTGTGTTATTGATATGATCACAAAGAGCTTATATGTTTTATAGCATCCcttaaacaacagcaaaaatctgTGTGTGATGTATGTACTCTGGAGATCTGCCAGGAAAGTTAATAATTCTGAATTCCCACTTAAAAGCCAAATATtgaaaatttcttaaaatttcttaaaattttgaaCTCTGTCGGGCCAGAGGGCTTCTTCTTATGGTCTATAGAAAGATTTGGAAATACTGAAGAGAATTCTCCAGCTGcaataaattttcaaatttttttttttttcagaaattattacaTGTAGTAGCTCATTAGTTGGTACTTTCAGGCACCTTTAATTCAATTTTCCCCTTCCTTAATTAATCCAAGAACTACCCCCATCTCTGGGCACAATCAGTCATGGTTTTGTGCACATCATTATTTCGAAATTATTGTTTGTGTTACATGTTCAGACTTCTGTAAAACAATTTCTTAATCTTTTGCTACTTTGCCTTTataatatgtaaaatattacCCTGGTATGCACagaatttgtgaaaataaaaacttttaagCATTGTGAGGGAGAATGGAGAGAGTCAGAACAATTGGTTAAGTTATACTTGTTGTGATTTTTTATTGAGTTTCCTGCTTAGCAGGAAATAAACTCAAATGCCTGTCTGTTTTATgtattgcttctttttcttaaaaaaatatggtTTCTGATCTAAGAGAAGTCAGCAGACACAAACCAAGAAGATAACTTGTGAGAAAATGATTTGCCTAATTTCTATAAGTCATTCTTCTATTAAATTCAATAGATTTCCATATTTTATtatagtgagaaaaaaaaaattggctgtGTTTCCTGTCTGTTTGAGAGGGTTGTGGTCTCTCGAATGAGTTACTAGGCTTAATTTGATCTGTTCCTGTAGTTGGGACTAGCTGGGACTAGTCCCAACTTCTGGGTTTGTGCAGTAAGAGCTGATCATGTTTAGTCCACAGGACTGATATAGAAGACACAGGCAAATATGTTATTCTTTGTGCAATTCACTAGCAGACAGAAATAATGGCATGTATCTAATACCACAAGTGCTTtaagaggtttttgttttggtgtttcaAACTTGAGTATCAAGATCTGTGACCTGAAGTGTTTTCAGCATCCCAGGATAAACTCAGGTTGGGAGCAACCTTGAGTTGTGACAGAGGTTCTGTGTTCTTACAGAAACATGCCAGTCAAAACTGGACAGCCTTTGCCAGTAATTGACTCATTTTTGGTGTCCCCCTGGCTCCAGGCATGACTCTGTGCTGTGGGCAAACCATGcagtgctgcttctccagcagagaCCGTGGGGAACAGTCTGGGAGAAGGTGGCAGAGAGACTCTGGGCGTCAGATATGGGAATTATCAGGTGcaattttattgattttttattttttcccactaAGAAGTGTAGCTGTGCTAGATGCAGCTTTGAAGGTGGTATCTGGCATCATGCAGGACATGAGTGGTTCTACTTGATAGCATCAGATGGTTGCATTCAGCTCCATTTGAAAAACATTATCTAATTACATTCCTCCAAATTTCTAGTGCATTCTTAAAGCATGGTGAAATTTGTAAGAAATTTATCATGAAAACCAGTGAAAGGTACTGAttaccataaaaataaaagaatggaCTTGGTTTTTATCAGTTatggatttttctcttctttgatATGTGCAGGAAACTGTGTTTGAAATTATACCTTTAAAAATCTTACACCTGATGAGTCAACTCAACTTGCTCTTTATTTGCTTCTGGTAGTTATAATGTAATTTCACTTCCCCATTTCACccagttttctctttcatttttcactctTGGTTTGAGATGCAATGTCTGGGGAAAATGTAACAACAAATGCAGGAATTATTTGTCTTAACAAAATTTAGTGTGATGATAACTGACTGTGATGCAGTAGGATTAACAAAGATTGCAGAGAATGTGATAAGTAACAGAACTTTCCCCGAAGACATGTGACTGACGATGACTGTGCTGAATTTGCTTCCTCTTTCTCCCAAACGACGTTTTATACCATCAAAtactgagcaaaaaaaaagtaactatGTTTggactcttttttttcattctattcACCCCTGGAGTCAGTGAATTCATTTGTACATCATCAGACCTTGATATGTCGTATACTTTTTGTGGTAAGTAAAAAATAGGTAATCCTTATGTTAAATTTGCAGGATAATAACTGTAGTCTGAGGGATtgtgaattttctttcaaatttgtttctttgaggaatacagaaaaataaaaagtgtatTTCTATTAATAATCATATTATTAATTATAAGAACTTTACTTCATAGACGTAAATCTTCCAGCAGCTAGGAGAGAGAGAATTTTGTTCTCAAGTAAGGTAGGCATGTTTTCGTTCAGGAAATATTAGAAGATAATGGATTTCAACTTGTTTCACAAGTACTCTGTTGTAGAAATTACACTTATTGAGTTAACCAGTATGTTATAATGAAAAGCTTGAAGTATGTGGGAAAAACCAGGAAATGTGATATTTTGTCAGGCTGGGGTACCAATAAGGCTCCGAGACAGCACAGTGTGTCATTTCTTGCCATGTCTGTGCCATGGGCTgatattttgtgtattttaaaaatgcaaggtGGGTCACTCAGAACAAATCTACTCAGAGGTTCATTTACATTATCCTGGAAAATATGCTggtgcattaaaaatatttttagctgttGTCAGCATGATTAGCATAAGTAGGGACATTTTCAGTAGAAGACCATGCTGGTTTAGTGCTAATAAAAAGTTTGTATAtcttcaaaagagaaataaaggtACTTTTgtctggtttgtgtgtgtgcaaaaTATCAACCAAAAATTGACTTCTCTTTTTACTTAAAGAAATATGATACTGGTTTTGCCCTCTAAATGTAAACATAATTAATAATATAatgtaaaatacatatttaatatttaccACATTTATTGAATGATTTTATAGCATGTACCTtatattaaatgcatttaaaaacatgcaTGTGGTTTTTGTGTGTATAACTGTATTCTTACTATTTTTATGGAGAAGCCTATTCACACTGTCaatatgaaatgctttttttttggtagattCTACAGCTTATGCTTTCACGTTTAATCTGACACCTTGCAGCACGATGAACAGATATGTCTGGAAGGCTGCTCTTACCTGGATTCCAAGTGAGTCTCTCTTAACTAGACAATTATAttctggaaatgctgaaaatgaaatgcaattgAAAACTGACACTTCATCCTAAATGCCAAGTGATTTAGGAAATTGGTTTCTGGGATTGAAAATGGAATGGATAAACTATAGCAATGGACTGAAATGATGATTTGTGAAAATGTGTTTgatgaaaatgtgtttatttggAGCAGTTACCAGTGCCCTGCGCATGGACTGCCACTGTACATGCAAATCTGTGACAGTTTAGGTGTATTTGCATTTTGGTCTTCTGGCCTGGAGAAGATCCAAGCCTTTTAAAGGAGAGAGAGTATCATCACGCCATCCAACTATGGCAGGACTTCTGCAAAGAATATGGatgttttaaaagctgaaaatggTACTGGATTTTGCATGCAAATCTAACTGTGTTCTTTAAATCCACAGCCATAAAGCCAGCAAGCTCAGCTAATGAAATGTTTAGGACCTGGCTGTATCATAAACTTCACCTTCTGCACTAGGTTTGCTTCCCTAGAAAGACATCTAATGATGTATTCATGATGGTTTATTTGCAACATCTGCTTAAAACTAAGGTCTTCGTTTGAGCATGTGTTTAGGTTAGCTGTGGAGCTGAATGAACTCTGTTTTCtttactgaagaaattaaaacagacTTTGAAATTGTtctcccaaatatttttttaagattaattttgttGTCGTTGTCAAAAACAAcaatagttttttttcctttttttttctttcctggaagtAGCAGTTTTCGAGATACATACCTTTTAAGTTTTGGATGAGTCTTACAAACATACAGTATCTTGGCATAATCTAGTTTTTATCTAAACAGCATGTCTCCATATACACTTTTCCCCCCCACCAGTTACCATTTTCTTACTTGTAATGTTTTAATTAGGAAGTGACATCCACTTTTTGAAGGTTGTCTTCAAAGTCTGGTATGATGGGGCCAAATCACTCACCTGGAAAGAACTCGTCTGCAGCGGAGCTGACGATAAATACTCAGTGTGCGGAACGCTGAAAGGAGGTTGGTGTGAAAACACATGGTGCAAGCAACCCatgcaaacagatttttatctCCACAATCTCGACCTTGcttggcaggcagcagagctcagggcaggcagTTCTCCAGTGCCAGAACCCCATTTAAGTAGAAAATGTTCTAATTCTATATTTTAACATCCTTGTGCTGCAGTTTCCATCTCCTTAAATGAGGATTACTAATATCATTCATCTCATTAGGACACTTATGGTTAACATCTCTAAAATGACATGGGATTTCCTGGACTGAACAGGAAAATTGAGAGGTGCTGTGGGCACTACTAATATCCAGAACAAAGTTTGTTTAGATGTGTGTCTGGATGggtttttaaagagattttctACACCTgggtatgattttttttttttaataaaaaagagtCAATCCTTTGGTAGAGGCTAACAAGTTTTAACATGATGTAGGCTCAGATCCAGAGAATTCAGGCAGGATGTCAGACCAAAGGCCAAAAAGACTTGTAAGGAGGTCAAAATAcagtctgttttcctttctttaaaaatcagctcTCTTCAGTTACCATTCAAGTGAACTATTACAAGTTAAATTACTGGAGTTATCACAGTAGTATGTGTCTGTAGGAGATGTTGCAGGAGCACTGTggttattttctattttctgatGTGGTTTCAACAAATAGAGCTCTGAGAGAAGAACCAGGTGAGGGCTTTATCAGTGAAAGGGTAAATGACATTCGCAACTGCTGCTGAGAGATATGCCATATTTCTTTGAAGTTATTTAGGCAGTCTGATTGATGGCTTTATGGTTAAGTAACTCTTTGTATTATAAttatctctgtttttcagaaacactTGTATCATCATTTGACATTAAAGGCTCAAGAATAAATTTTCCAAAGGtacttttccatgttttataTAAAGAAATAGTAATAGGGAAATGACAGACTTACAggtatattttttcctgaagagagATGTTCACCCAACCTGtagaaaacagaagaggaaatgcCTGAAAACTTTCTTATAATAGAAGTGATGACACTAAAATGGTAGCatctctgaaaggaaaaatgttctaAGGTTATTATTCCTCTATCATTCctcctttattttataaaagaaaaaaacaaagcaatcaGTTAATGTCACATTAATTATTCCATTTTGTTAGGTAAattattctctttccttttacCTGTTTGAGTAAATcaattcatattttttctgCCCATTTCATACTTTATTTTGCACTCTCTTCACACACTGCTCTCTTACTCCATTTTCAAAGATTTGAAGAGGGATAACGACATCCAAAAAGTAAAAGCAGTGCTCCACTGTTAAACCAGGGGCAGCACCAGTCCTCAGGTTAAGCCATTCTCATCCAACAACTGCCTCATCAGTTGTCTGAGCTTTTCCGAGACCCTTATCATCCCTATTAATCCCTAAAAATGTCACTGAGGAGCTCCTACTGGTCCAAAATCTCCACCATCCCCCTTAGCTCATGGGTTTCCAACAGAGTTGGACTCCATCCAGTCCAGCACCTCTTGTAGCCCCAGAGCTACTAATGGACAGGAGCATCCTCTGCCATGAGCTGTCCTCCTGTACATGAGGAGCTTCTGGTAGACCTGACACTTTCTGATGGGACTCCGCTAGACCAGGAAATGCTGTTCCTGAGTACTCCAGCCATGAGAAGAAAGTTGaacactgttttgtttttatgcaCTCATATACTGACTATACCCATGAGAACAGTCCCTGATGGGAgtctgtctttttttaattctaacaGAAATCACCAGAACCATTCCAAGAAGCCCCTTAGACAAGAGCAGGCAGTACTGTGCActaattgtcttttttttttttggcttgttttaGGGCAATTACAGTATTGTTGTGCAAGGATTCTCTGATTATTCTGAGAATAATATGCTCATATGCTTGAATTTCACCATGATAGTAAAACAAGACACTTACTGAGTGCAACAAACTTCTCAAATAATTCCAGAACATGGAGGTCACTTCTGTGAGCAATTTGAATCCAAGCTATGAAGTAACATGCACACTAAATTTCCTGGGGCAGAATACATCATGTGCTGTCTGGGAAGCTATATGATGTATAGTTTTACTCATTTGTAGCACAGCCCTAATCAGTTGCTCAGCCAATGTGCACAAAATCTCTGGGAATCAGGCCTCCTGATTAATTCACAGAATTACCTCGACTGGATGTCAGGCTGGTCCTGCACTttggtgctgtgtgctgtgccttGAGTTACAATAAAGTTGACTCCTTCAGGCTGAGCAAAAGTAATCAAGAAGTTTTGAAGTGCAAGAATCAGAAGTTCATCAGTATTCAATTTAAAATGACACAGCAATCAAATTTGGGAACCCTGCTGTgagggggtggtggtggtggtggttgggggttttggtttgtttgggtttttttcttttcttataaCAATAAAACTTGTTTGTACAATCCatttaagaggtttttttttttattctcgttattttctgatgtttcttcAGATGTTTCATATTGTTCTGCTCTGTTTACACCACGCTGAAACAGAGGAGTAATTTTTTATGTGATAGTAGCTGATGTGGATAAAATCCAAAGTGGAAGATATTTCCAGTTACACTGATATGGTACAGCTGAATTTAGCCATCCAGGGTTGCAGCTGCAATCCCTTAGAATGTTTTTAGCTCTTGCTCAGAGTCTGAGGGGCAGAGGCTACACAAGCTGTGTCCTTCAGAAGCAGGAGGATGGTGTCACCCAATAGGTTGGTCTGTTCCTCAGTTATTCCTCTaaagcatttctaaaatttTCCTGTAGCTTTTTCCCCTTGGGCAGCCAACGCTGAATACCCACCTGCCCTGTCTGTTGCTCCTCTGCACCCAAGACCTCTAGTAAGACTTTGGGTGGAGTATGAGATTTGGTCCTTTGGAAAAGTGCTCTCCTGTTTTCATCCTCAGCCCCAGATAGATGGGCTGGTGAACTTAGTGAGTTCAGAGACTTTTCCCCAACTAACAGGACACTGTTGAAGCTGCACTTTGTGCTGGCTACTGGTTCGTGCTGTGTCTAGCAGATTACTTCCAAAAGCCTGGAAAATTTAAAAGCCAGAATAAAACAACCCTCTTTCAGACTGTGAAATACCAAACATGCAAATTAGGAGAAGTGAAGCTTTTAATCTCACTTTACacataaagatatttttcaaacttGGTATCAGAAAACTCTAGGAAAAACCCCACGCCCAAGTTTGTAGATACTCCATTTAAAACTTGGGTTTAATCATACATAGTTTGgctaaataaagcaaaatcatTAAGAGtcaataaaaatagaagtagAATTGCACAATGACTGGAGATAAGAAGCCATGATTACATCTAAGTGATGGTGGCAAAGCATCTGTGCTTTCATTCAGTCCACAGACCATTCCAGGAGCAGTCCAAGATGGAGTATCACAGCTTTGTATACCACAGTTCTGCTTATGTTTGAGCTGATTTACTACAGGTATGACCAATTTATTCCTTACCTGAAATAGCAATCAAAAAGCAGTCTGAGAGCATGATGAGCAATACCTACCTTTCTGATTCTGTTTTGCTTATTTCAAATAGTATCTGTTTGAAATTATTGACCTAAGGAACAGTCTTACCTTATGACATCCCTGTGTATACACTTCATGGCATCCAGCAACCACAAGTCTCAAAACCATTTTCAGTGACAAAGTGTCCTGAGATTTTATTTGGCCTGAATTATTTGGGGTgttagaagaaatattttgtttattaagCTGCAAGTAACACAAATAGGAGAGATTAATACTTCTGGAGATCAAAGACATTCATGtgctttattttacataaaCATGTTTTAATGCTTTATGGATGTTACAGAAAATTTACTGCACATGTAAAgttataaatataatttctgtctctgaatGGAGACTTTTACAGATAAGCATATGCACTCAGTGTCTTGCCTTGCAGACTTTTATAATACAGATCTTCAGCTGAAGGGTTGTAATTGTACGTGCCAGCAGACAGGACTGCAAGGCAGAGTGCAGGAGCCACACTTCATAAAGCAAGGACTCTCTTCAAAGGCCTCAAGCTTTCTCCTTTTATGACTGGAAGTTTCCACTTATTCAGGTGCTGGTGACTGCCACACCACATTCTCCCCTGGACAAGAGGGTATAGATTTTGTAAAGTGCAAAACATGCAAACAACTTACCCCGAAGCTGCTGAGATACTGTAGGGTAAAGGGCTGAGCTGAAGGCAGAGCTTTGCTCTTCATGTCTGGTTCCTGGGACAAAGCTCTTAAAaagctttccttccttccttatcCTGTTGTCCAGAGCTGACAATAGTTATCACctatttcctttccaaacttCCCTGAGCCCATATTCAGGGCTCCACAGCAAAGAGGAGTTTATCTAGGATGAAGTGAGCTACCTTGGGCTCTAGTTTTTGGCATTATTGGTTCAGTAAACTTTGATCtggttttttgcttcttcattttctgcctctgtctAGAGTTGGAATGGTGTGAAtactgtgaaataaaacatcagctaagaatttctttcttaaaatattctgtgagaGCTACATGCCCTGAGATCCTTGTATTTTGCCAGGAGTTCCAATGAAATGTGCAAAGCCTCCTCCCTTGCAAACAAAAGTAAATCAAGGAAGGTTTGGTGTTTGGCATATTTATGTGAAATTAATATCTAAAGCCTTCAGAAAtacctctttttctctctctcattaCTGTTGTTTTTAAGAGGCTGTCAGGATTTTCTGCAGATGggaaaatagcttttcttcACCCCCTCACCCTCTGTTGCCAAATACATAATTATGAGAAGAAGCAGTTCCTGTACAATGTGGTTTCCAATAGGAGTGCATACTTTTTGAGCTGTGTTATTACAGTTTTATTTGATAAAAGccataaaatattcataatttCAAGTGAGTGAATGCCTGCTGACCACAGTAACATTTGCTGGCTGAAACTGTAACCATTTGACATAGGTGCACAAAGATAATCCCATGTAATTCAGGTATTACAGTAGCATCTCTTGTGTCCAGGGAAGCAATTCCCTTGGTCACCACTTAGCTTGTGTGGCACAAAGCACACGCACTCGAATGGAACAAATAAACTACATGGTTCCTGAAGCAAGAAGGAGCTGGATTTAATGATGCAGGAGATGTGTCCTGATGTCTTACAGGCATCAAAAAGAGAACCATAACAGATGGGGTAGTGACATTTCTAATGGGGTGAGAtagggggaagggagagggttcctgcctgcagagcttaggggagagagggcaggggaaaggaaatTTGGAAAGGCTTCTTACTGGCAGTAGAAATTACTGGACTTTGGAAATCTTGGATAATAGtcactgtgcacacacacttGCCTTGTGGATCCCAGGCATCCTTGTAGATCCCTTGGCTGCAGTAGATGGGTATGTTCATAACCTCTTTTCTTCCAGATACATTTTACTACTGGCAACAAGAgaaatgtatgtatataaaatacatatctttaatatatatgcatatatatctctatctatctatctatctatctatctatctatcatccatccatccatccatccatccatccatccatccatccatccatccatcatctATCCATATATTTGGCCAGGTATAACAGCTTTCTatatgggaaaataaaaagcccacaacatatttttttccttgagcttTAGATTAAACAGCTGTCTTAGCAATGAgtattgtgtttttaaattcaaagttcttactaaaataatttcttgctgacataactaaaagaaaaacttttaataGCAAGCCTGGCTGTTTGCTCACAGGAGGGAACAGTCACTCATTTTAAGTACTAAGATTTCTGTCTGCCCATTTCCCCAGGCTGCACAAAACCTTTGAGAACTACAGAGTAGATTATGTTTCTTTCTTAACTTGTAACTTCTGCCAACTGCACACCTCCACTGAGTGTTTTGTTCTCTAAAAGGTTTGGCATCTCTGCTGAAGAAGTACCTCCATACTGATTATGAAGTTGGTTACGGTCTTAAATACATTCTGTTCAGTCACATTTCTTTTAGACTTTTCAAAATGTTACCCACAATTTTTGTATTCTTAGCATAGCAGTGCAGATTAACAATTTCAGTAatacaacttttaaaaaaacccaaaagaaatgCCATGCAATAAATAAAGATAAACGCAGAAAACTAAATAATAGCTTTAGTCCTGAAAGCAATAGAATTGAAATATCAGTCCTGCACTTATAAGATGCCTAAAggaggaaataataaaaaaacaccGTGCATATGAGAGTGAA
It includes:
- the LY96 gene encoding LOW QUALITY PROTEIN: lymphocyte antigen 96 (The sequence of the model RefSeq protein was modified relative to this genomic sequence to represent the inferred CDS: inserted 2 bases in 1 codon); translation: MTVLNLLPLSPKRRFIPSNTEXKKKVTMFGLFFFILFTPGVSEFICTSSDLDMSYTFCDSTAYAFTFNLTPCSTMNRYVWKAALTWIPRSDIHFLKVVFKVWYDGAKSLTWKELVCSGADDKYSVCGTLKGETLVSSFDIKGSRINFPKGNYSIVVQGFSDYSENNMLICLNFTMIVKQDTY